A part of Eubacterium sp. AB3007 genomic DNA contains:
- a CDS encoding V-type ATP synthase subunit I, with product MKKVHVIGLDTVKEDLISQLIHLGCVQINDEGSRLNDERWAAVARRDGDEEKVVEMDALSNRVGIAIKAIEDTRDVKAPLFATRRSIGLTEFNDIVSKRETILKDVDEVLELNERQHSLQEKINKANTDLVMLGPWQDYDIPLEVNGTRYTDVDTGFVPITCDLEELYNAVLKDNEYTVMREVSRDEEMIYLVIISTKREVDYDIISFLKQWGYTRMPFEGLRGTARENTERIQTEIKTMEKELAHIRKTLADHSFLLFDFQCLRDELDMERDRERIKSSLLKTRRAFYMEGWVPEPVREQVSKVLHDEGCFFEYTDPGEDEVPPVLLKTNGFAFPFQAITEMYSLPDYKGFDPTNIFAVFYALFFGIMLSDAGYGAVITIACWWILRKYPLEGTTYKMIKMFMICGIATIFWGIMFGGYFGDLIQTWASTVFGKTITIQPLWFNPMDDPTRLLIFSLLFGIVHLFVGMGIDMYMKIKRGQLWDAIFDQVPWYLVVTGAGLWLGGDSISPGLTTPGKYMFIVGILVLLLTGGRHAASIVGKVTGGLSSVYNITSYISDILSYARLLALGLATGVIASVVNLMASMVGTGIKGAIALIIIGVFGHVFSMAINVLGAFVHSSRLQYVEFFGKFYEDGGEPFRPFIRDTTYVRIDDSK from the coding sequence ATGAAGAAGGTCCATGTCATCGGCCTCGACACTGTGAAGGAAGACCTGATCTCTCAGCTCATCCATCTGGGATGTGTACAGATCAATGACGAAGGCAGCAGACTGAACGACGAGAGGTGGGCTGCCGTCGCAAGGCGCGACGGAGATGAGGAGAAGGTAGTGGAGATGGATGCCCTGTCCAACCGGGTAGGCATTGCGATCAAAGCCATTGAGGATACCCGCGACGTCAAGGCGCCTCTTTTTGCTACCAGAAGGTCTATCGGCCTCACGGAGTTCAATGACATCGTCAGCAAGAGAGAGACCATCCTGAAGGATGTAGACGAAGTTCTGGAACTGAACGAGAGGCAGCACAGCCTTCAGGAGAAGATCAACAAGGCGAATACCGATCTGGTCATGCTGGGGCCGTGGCAGGACTACGACATCCCACTTGAGGTGAATGGTACCAGGTACACGGATGTGGATACAGGCTTTGTGCCCATCACCTGCGACCTGGAAGAGCTGTACAACGCAGTGTTGAAAGACAACGAGTACACGGTGATGAGAGAAGTCAGCCGTGACGAGGAGATGATCTATCTTGTGATCATCTCTACCAAGAGAGAGGTGGACTACGACATCATCTCTTTCCTGAAACAATGGGGATATACCAGGATGCCCTTCGAGGGACTCCGGGGGACCGCCCGGGAGAACACGGAGCGGATACAGACAGAGATCAAGACCATGGAGAAAGAGCTTGCGCATATACGCAAGACGCTGGCGGATCACAGTTTTCTGTTATTCGACTTCCAGTGCCTGCGGGATGAGCTGGATATGGAGAGAGACAGAGAACGCATCAAGTCCAGTCTCCTCAAGACAAGGCGCGCCTTCTATATGGAGGGCTGGGTGCCGGAGCCAGTTCGGGAGCAGGTCAGCAAGGTGCTCCATGACGAGGGATGTTTCTTCGAGTATACCGACCCAGGGGAGGACGAGGTACCGCCGGTTCTTCTGAAGACCAATGGATTTGCCTTCCCCTTCCAGGCTATCACAGAGATGTATTCTCTTCCGGATTACAAGGGCTTCGACCCGACGAATATATTCGCAGTGTTCTATGCGCTGTTCTTCGGGATCATGCTTAGTGATGCGGGCTATGGGGCGGTGATTACCATCGCCTGTTGGTGGATCTTGCGGAAATACCCTCTGGAAGGTACCACCTACAAGATGATCAAGATGTTCATGATCTGCGGCATTGCCACCATATTCTGGGGTATCATGTTCGGCGGGTATTTTGGGGATCTGATACAGACCTGGGCCAGCACGGTGTTCGGAAAGACGATCACCATCCAGCCGCTGTGGTTCAACCCGATGGATGATCCGACCAGGTTGCTGATCTTCTCGCTCCTGTTCGGTATCGTGCACCTGTTCGTAGGAATGGGGATCGATATGTACATGAAGATCAAGCGCGGACAGCTGTGGGATGCGATCTTTGACCAGGTACCCTGGTATCTGGTGGTCACTGGAGCCGGCCTATGGCTGGGCGGTGATTCGATTTCTCCCGGACTGACCACACCGGGCAAATACATGTTCATCGTTGGCATACTCGTACTGCTTTTGACGGGCGGTCGTCATGCGGCGAGCATAGTGGGCAAGGTGACAGGCGGATTGTCATCGGTGTACAACATCACCAGCTATATTTCTGATATCCTGTCCTACGCCAGACTTCTGGCGCTGGGACTTGCAACCGGCGTCATCGCCAGTGTGGTGAACCTGATGGCCTCCATGGTAGGCACAGGGATCAAGGGCGCGATTGCCCTTATCATCATCGGTGTGTTCGGTCACGTATTCAGTATGGCGATCAACGTGCTGGGCGCTTTTGTCCACTCCAGCCGACTGCAGTACGTGGAGTTCTTCGGCAAGTTCTATGAGGACGGCGGGGAGCCTTTCCGTCCGTTCATCAGGGATACGACATATGTCAGGATAGACGATTCTAAATAA
- a CDS encoding V-type ATP synthase subunit K yields the protein MITGNALALLGAAIASLAGIGSGLGVGIAGQAAAGVLAEDPKKFGRTLLMQALPGTQGIYGLLMTFLIFVRVGFFSGNMDLDITTGWWVLASGIPVGLIGIWSGIGQGKAAAAGIMLMGKRPDQMAKGIIYAAMVETYAIFGLLISILILFNAGL from the coding sequence ATGATTACTGGTAACGCATTAGCATTGCTCGGTGCAGCGATTGCATCTCTGGCAGGTATAGGAAGTGGTCTGGGCGTCGGTATCGCCGGACAGGCAGCAGCAGGTGTGCTGGCAGAAGATCCGAAGAAATTTGGACGTACTCTGCTCATGCAGGCACTTCCTGGAACACAGGGTATCTACGGACTTCTGATGACCTTCCTTATCTTTGTCCGGGTTGGGTTCTTCAGCGGGAACATGGATCTGGATATTACCACCGGTTGGTGGGTACTGGCTTCCGGGATTCCGGTGGGACTCATCGGTATCTGGTCCGGTATCGGTCAGGGGAAAGCGGCAGCTGCAGGAATCATGCTCATGGGGAAGCGCCCGGATCAGATGGCAAAGGGCATCATCTATGCTGCAATGGTAGAGACTTACGCGATCTTTGGACTGCTCATTTCCATCCTGATCCTGTTCAATGCAGGCCTGTAA
- a CDS encoding V-type ATP synthase subunit E: MSIEKITSKIEQDAKAKADEIIGEAKKQAWDIVKEANKKAEKIIADAEKEGAETRDKQVVSRKAVAVIDGKNVTLAKKQELIEECFGAAIEKVAEAPAEKYMDFLVSLVKAQGLSGGEIILARKDAALGEDLLKRLKAELPSGKFTISEEQRDLRGGLLIRDGSTYYNASIEALSEDMRDDMTAEVAGMLFGRQE; this comes from the coding sequence ATGAGTATAGAGAAGATCACTTCGAAGATCGAGCAAGATGCAAAGGCGAAGGCAGACGAGATCATAGGCGAGGCCAAGAAGCAAGCCTGGGATATCGTCAAGGAAGCCAACAAGAAAGCCGAAAAAATCATCGCCGATGCGGAGAAGGAGGGCGCCGAGACCCGGGACAAACAGGTGGTCAGCCGCAAGGCTGTGGCGGTCATCGACGGGAAGAACGTGACCCTCGCAAAAAAACAGGAATTGATAGAGGAATGCTTTGGGGCAGCGATCGAGAAGGTGGCAGAGGCGCCTGCAGAGAAGTACATGGACTTTCTGGTATCGCTGGTCAAGGCACAGGGCCTTTCCGGCGGGGAGATCATCCTGGCCCGGAAAGATGCGGCGTTGGGAGAGGACCTTCTGAAGCGTCTGAAGGCAGAACTTCCGTCAGGGAAGTTCACCATCTCTGAAGAGCAGAGAGATCTTCGGGGCGGCCTGCTGATAAGGGATGGAAGCACCTACTACAACGCATCCATCGAGGCCCTGTCAGAGGATATGCGGGATGACATGACTGCGGAAGTGGCGGGCATGCTGTTCGGCAGGCAGGAGTAG
- a CDS encoding V-type ATPase subunit: MGDLTIRTEDEYIFADAFIGCYTARLMKHEDLVRLCNCADLSAARTLLAEFGYDDPKDADDEDDVEWFIRNEQRKLYEMVFRNLPGRIELAPWLYPFDYHNIKVCLKSEALGLTPNEDQLISQGNIDWKMMVAMVRDRNYARMRPIMRDAVQEALDIFGRSGDPQEIDLVLDKACYKDIVMGARETESQFLIDMARLQIDILNLKAFVRLKAMGKPWSFFKKVFLEEGTITEDFFVSSYDEGLVQVAEKLVHPGLRHALAEGARSLEETGTFVMVEKLLDDVLMDENQKSRNYVIGIEPIAGYWYAKEQEIDNIRIILNAILIHQDPEETLKFLSKTYTD; this comes from the coding sequence ATGGGAGATCTGACAATCAGAACAGAAGATGAATATATCTTTGCAGATGCTTTTATCGGGTGCTACACGGCGAGACTCATGAAACACGAGGACCTGGTACGGCTTTGTAACTGTGCGGATCTGTCGGCAGCAAGAACGCTGCTTGCGGAGTTCGGGTATGACGATCCAAAGGACGCCGACGATGAGGACGATGTGGAATGGTTCATCCGGAACGAGCAAAGAAAGCTCTATGAGATGGTCTTCCGCAATCTTCCGGGCAGAATTGAACTTGCTCCGTGGCTGTATCCCTTCGATTACCACAACATCAAGGTCTGTCTAAAGTCAGAGGCGCTGGGCCTCACACCCAATGAGGATCAGCTCATCTCTCAGGGCAACATCGACTGGAAGATGATGGTAGCCATGGTGAGGGACCGCAACTACGCAAGGATGCGCCCGATCATGAGGGACGCGGTGCAGGAGGCGCTGGATATTTTCGGAAGGAGCGGCGACCCGCAGGAGATCGATCTGGTGTTGGACAAAGCATGCTACAAGGACATCGTCATGGGAGCCAGGGAGACAGAATCCCAGTTCCTGATCGACATGGCCAGGCTGCAGATCGACATTCTGAACCTGAAGGCATTTGTAAGGCTGAAGGCGATGGGGAAACCCTGGTCCTTCTTCAAGAAGGTGTTCCTGGAGGAGGGCACCATCACCGAAGACTTTTTTGTTTCGAGTTACGATGAGGGACTGGTGCAGGTGGCGGAGAAGCTGGTGCATCCCGGTCTCAGACATGCGCTTGCAGAGGGGGCCAGATCTCTGGAGGAGACGGGTACCTTTGTGATGGTGGAGAAACTTCTGGATGATGTTCTGATGGACGAGAATCAAAAGTCCAGAAACTACGTCATCGGCATCGAACCCATCGCAGGATACTGGTATGCCAAAGAGCAGGAGATCGACAACATCAGGATCATCCTGAACGCCATCCTGATCCACCAGGACCCGGAGGAGACACTTAAGTTCCTCAGCAAGACATATACGGATTGA
- a CDS encoding V-type ATP synthase subunit F → MYKIGVIGDPVSVVGFKAVGLDVFPCEEGREARKLIRRLAESEYAILYITEDLAEEAAGEIDKYSDSRLPAIILIPGKDGASGNGLMSVRKAVERAVGADILFGGDE, encoded by the coding sequence ATGTATAAGATAGGAGTAATAGGAGATCCCGTGTCCGTGGTTGGCTTCAAGGCCGTGGGACTGGATGTATTTCCGTGTGAAGAGGGACGTGAGGCAAGAAAGCTCATCCGCAGACTGGCGGAAAGTGAGTATGCCATCCTCTATATCACGGAGGATTTGGCCGAGGAGGCCGCGGGAGAAATAGACAAGTACAGCGACTCCAGGCTCCCGGCCATCATCCTGATCCCCGGCAAGGACGGGGCATCGGGGAATGGCCTGATGAGCGTACGCAAAGCCGTGGAACGCGCTGTGGGAGCAGATATACTGTTCGGAGGTGATGAATAA
- a CDS encoding V-type ATP synthase subunit A encodes MSQGKVVKVSGPLVVASGMSHADMFDVVRVGEIGLIGEIIEMRGDEASIQVYEETAGIGPGAPVETTGSQLSVELGPGLIESIYDGIQRPLEEMFRLQGANIARGIQVSALNREKQWEFVATARVGDEVEAGDIIGTVQETVIVQQKIMIPYGVKGTIKSIKSGTYTVEEVVAVVETAEGDREISLMQKWPVRVGRPYKEKLVPEMPLITGQRVIDTLFPIAKGGVAAVPGPFGSGKTVVQHQLAKWADADIVVYIGCGERGNEMTDVLMEFPELKDPRSGESLMKRTVLIANTSDMPVAAREASIYTGITIAEYFRDMGYSVALMADSTSRWAEALREMSGRLEEMPGEEGYPAYLASRLAQFYERAGRVISLGKEGRLGALSAIGAVSPPGGDISEPVSQATLRIVKVFWSLDASLARARHFPAINWLNSYSLYIERLTPWFEDNVAKEFPRLRQRAVTLLQEEASLNEIVQLVGVDALSFEDRLKLEASKSIREDYLHQNAFHDVDTFSSMNKQYRLMKLILAWYDESKEAVAKGASFNKLAVLPVRETIGRFKYVEEKEIDEVYEDILKQLNAEVSETLSKEDEDDD; translated from the coding sequence ATGAGTCAGGGAAAAGTCGTTAAGGTATCGGGCCCGCTGGTCGTAGCATCGGGGATGTCCCACGCCGACATGTTCGACGTGGTTCGTGTCGGTGAGATCGGTCTGATCGGCGAGATCATCGAGATGAGAGGTGACGAGGCATCCATCCAGGTATACGAGGAGACAGCAGGCATCGGTCCGGGCGCGCCGGTGGAGACCACTGGTTCACAGCTGTCCGTAGAGCTTGGCCCGGGACTCATCGAGAGTATCTATGACGGGATCCAGAGACCGTTGGAGGAGATGTTCCGTCTGCAGGGGGCCAATATCGCAAGAGGTATCCAGGTCTCTGCGCTGAATAGAGAGAAACAATGGGAGTTCGTGGCTACCGCCAGAGTTGGAGATGAGGTGGAAGCCGGTGATATCATTGGTACCGTTCAGGAGACTGTGATCGTACAACAGAAGATCATGATCCCCTATGGGGTGAAGGGCACGATCAAGTCCATCAAGAGCGGCACCTATACAGTTGAAGAAGTCGTGGCGGTCGTGGAGACTGCAGAGGGGGATCGAGAGATCAGTCTGATGCAGAAGTGGCCCGTTCGAGTCGGAAGACCATATAAGGAGAAGCTGGTTCCGGAGATGCCGCTTATCACAGGACAGCGTGTCATCGACACCTTGTTCCCCATCGCCAAGGGCGGTGTGGCCGCCGTACCTGGTCCCTTTGGATCCGGAAAGACCGTGGTGCAGCACCAGCTGGCCAAGTGGGCGGACGCGGATATTGTGGTCTACATCGGCTGCGGAGAGCGTGGGAACGAGATGACGGATGTACTGATGGAGTTCCCGGAACTGAAAGACCCAAGATCCGGCGAGTCGTTGATGAAACGGACTGTTCTGATCGCCAATACGTCAGATATGCCGGTAGCTGCCCGTGAGGCCTCCATTTACACTGGCATTACTATTGCGGAGTACTTCCGGGATATGGGATATTCTGTTGCGTTGATGGCTGATTCTACTTCCAGATGGGCGGAGGCATTGCGTGAGATGTCTGGTCGTCTGGAGGAGATGCCGGGTGAGGAAGGCTATCCGGCCTACCTGGCATCCAGATTGGCGCAGTTCTACGAGAGGGCCGGCCGTGTCATTTCTTTGGGAAAAGAAGGCCGGTTGGGGGCTTTGTCCGCCATCGGTGCCGTATCCCCGCCGGGTGGAGACATCTCCGAGCCAGTCTCGCAGGCAACGCTGCGGATCGTCAAGGTGTTCTGGTCGCTGGATGCCAGCCTGGCCAGAGCCAGACACTTCCCGGCCATCAACTGGTTGAACAGTTACTCATTATATATTGAGAGGCTGACACCCTGGTTCGAGGACAATGTGGCCAAGGAGTTCCCGCGGCTGCGCCAGAGAGCGGTCACCCTGCTGCAGGAGGAGGCCAGCCTGAACGAGATCGTACAGTTGGTAGGCGTGGATGCGCTCTCCTTTGAGGATCGACTGAAGCTGGAGGCCAGCAAATCCATCCGAGAGGACTACCTGCATCAGAACGCATTCCACGATGTGGACACGTTCTCTTCCATGAACAAGCAGTACAGACTGATGAAACTGATCCTTGCCTGGTACGATGAGTCGAAGGAGGCTGTCGCCAAGGGCGCGTCCTTCAACAAGCTTGCAGTCCTGCCGGTGAGGGAGACCATCGGACGGTTCAAGTATGTGGAGGAGAAGGAGATCGACGAAGTTTACGAGGATATCCTGAAGCAATTGAACGCGGAAGTCTCCGAGACACTGAGCAAGGAGGATGAGGACGATGATTAA
- a CDS encoding V-type ATP synthase subunit B has translation MIKEYRTISEVAGPLMLVQDVEGVTYDELGEIILPNGEKRFCKVLEINGGDATVQLFESAAGINLKESAVRFLGHGTELAVSPEILGRVFDGMGRPKDGGPDIIPVKKMDINGLPMNPAARDYPAEFIQTGVSAIDGLNTLVRGQKLPIFSGSGLPHANLAAQIARQAKVLGDDAGNFAVVFAAIGITYEEADFFASDFRRTGAIDRTVMFMNLANDPAVERIATPRMALTAAEYLAFDLDMHVLVILTDITNYAEALREVSAARKEVPGRRGYPGYLYTDLATMYERAGRKKGQAGSITMIPILTMPEDDITHPIPDLTGYITEGQIILSRELDRKGIQPPIDVLPSLSRLKDKGIGTGKTREDHADTMNQLFAAYSRGKECLELMTILGEAALTEIDLMYAKFSEEFEKNYVSQGFEKDRSIEETLNTGWELLKLLPKSELKRIGDEYIEKYLG, from the coding sequence ATGATTAAAGAATACAGAACGATATCAGAAGTTGCCGGCCCTCTGATGCTGGTGCAGGACGTAGAAGGAGTCACCTACGACGAACTTGGGGAGATCATCCTTCCAAATGGAGAGAAGCGCTTCTGCAAAGTGCTGGAGATCAACGGCGGGGATGCTACCGTGCAGTTATTCGAGAGTGCGGCTGGTATCAATCTGAAGGAGAGTGCCGTCCGCTTCCTCGGACACGGTACGGAACTGGCGGTATCGCCGGAGATCCTGGGACGTGTGTTCGACGGTATGGGCCGTCCCAAAGACGGTGGCCCGGACATCATCCCGGTGAAGAAAATGGACATCAACGGTCTACCTATGAACCCGGCAGCCAGGGATTACCCGGCGGAGTTCATCCAGACAGGGGTTTCCGCCATCGATGGACTGAACACCCTGGTCAGAGGGCAGAAACTGCCGATATTCTCCGGAAGTGGCCTGCCTCATGCCAATCTGGCGGCGCAGATCGCCAGACAGGCCAAAGTACTAGGAGACGATGCCGGCAATTTTGCCGTAGTGTTTGCGGCGATTGGTATTACCTATGAGGAAGCGGATTTCTTTGCTTCTGACTTCCGACGGACCGGCGCCATCGATCGTACGGTCATGTTCATGAACCTGGCCAACGACCCGGCGGTAGAGCGTATCGCAACACCACGTATGGCGCTGACTGCAGCGGAGTATCTGGCTTTCGACCTGGATATGCATGTGCTGGTCATCCTGACGGACATCACCAATTATGCGGAAGCTCTGCGTGAGGTATCCGCTGCCCGTAAGGAGGTTCCGGGACGTCGAGGGTATCCGGGATACCTGTACACGGACCTGGCAACGATGTACGAGAGAGCCGGCCGTAAGAAGGGGCAGGCAGGATCTATCACCATGATCCCCATCCTGACCATGCCGGAGGACGATATTACCCATCCGATCCCGGACCTGACCGGATACATCACAGAGGGGCAGATCATTCTGTCGAGAGAGCTTGACCGGAAAGGCATCCAGCCGCCCATCGACGTGCTCCCCTCCCTGTCCCGTCTGAAGGACAAGGGAATCGGTACAGGAAAGACCAGAGAGGATCATGCGGACACCATGAACCAGTTGTTCGCTGCCTATTCCAGAGGCAAGGAGTGTCTGGAACTGATGACCATCCTGGGCGAAGCGGCGTTGACGGAGATCGATCTGATGTACGCCAAGTTCAGTGAGGAATTCGAGAAGAACTACGTATCTCAGGGCTTTGAGAAGGATCGGAGCATCGAGGAAACGCTGAACACCGGATGGGAACTGTTGAAGTTGCTGCCGAAGTCCGAACTGAAGCGTATCGGAGACGAGTACATCGAGAAATACCTTGGATAG
- a CDS encoding V-type ATP synthase subunit D, with translation MERMNVNPTRMMLTSLKKRLKTAVRGHKLLEDKRDELMKEFLELARENGRLRQEVEKALDRVYKNFTIAAAIMSQEVMEESLMYPKQGVELSVGSKNIMSVDVPVFEFQTTAKDTGDIIPYGFARTSGNLDKAVADLSDVFPMLLDLAAKEKETSLLAAELEKTRRRVNALEYVMIPRLEITIRYIQMKLDENERGNQTRLIKVKDMMLEQAIIERREKEEAARAQYAQT, from the coding sequence ATGGAACGAATGAATGTCAATCCTACCCGGATGATGCTGACTTCCCTGAAGAAGCGCCTCAAGACCGCCGTCCGTGGCCACAAACTTCTGGAGGACAAGAGGGACGAGCTCATGAAAGAATTCCTAGAACTGGCCCGAGAGAATGGCCGGCTGCGACAGGAGGTAGAGAAAGCGCTGGACAGAGTCTATAAGAACTTTACCATCGCCGCCGCCATCATGTCCCAGGAGGTCATGGAGGAGTCCCTGATGTATCCGAAGCAGGGCGTGGAACTCTCTGTGGGATCCAAGAACATCATGAGTGTGGATGTGCCCGTGTTCGAATTCCAGACCACGGCGAAAGACACCGGTGATATTATCCCGTACGGGTTTGCCCGCACCAGCGGAAACCTGGACAAAGCCGTGGCGGATCTTTCGGACGTGTTCCCCATGTTGCTGGATCTGGCCGCCAAGGAGAAGGAGACATCCCTGCTGGCAGCGGAACTGGAAAAGACCCGTCGGCGTGTCAACGCGCTGGAGTACGTGATGATTCCCCGTCTGGAGATCACCATCCGCTACATCCAGATGAAACTGGACGAGAACGAACGCGGCAACCAGACCCGCCTGATCAAGGTGAAGGACATGATGCTGGAGCAAGCAATCATCGAGCGGCGTGAGAAGGAGGAAGCAGCCAGAGCGCAGTATGCGCAGACATGA
- the trpB gene encoding tryptophan synthase subunit beta → MNKYRDYDNYMKEYPTGDGYFGRYGGNYLEDPELNKAFNEYAEGYNTIAQSAQFINELRRIRRDFQGRPTPVYHCQNLSNLLGRTQIYLKREDLNHTGAHKLNHCMGEGLLAKFMGKKKLIAETGAGQHGVALATAAAYFGLECDIYMGEVDIAKQAPNVTRMKMLGANVIPVKFGLRTLKEAVDAAFVAYSKEYKDAIYCIGTAAGPHPFPLMVRDFQYVIGQEAREQFLEQTGHLPDQVVACVGGGSNSIGMFTPFLADPVELVGVEPLGRGPHLGDHASTLTYGREGVMHGFNSIMLADEEGEPAPVYSNASGLDYPAVGPEHAMLHDMGRVRYTTIDDEEAMEALFLLSRNEGIIPAIESSHALAHAIKVGRTGVTGSILVNLSGRGDKDMDYIVEHYGYGDEFLKKMEERRKER, encoded by the coding sequence ATGAACAAATACAGAGACTACGACAACTATATGAAAGAATATCCCACTGGGGACGGTTATTTTGGACGATACGGCGGCAACTATCTGGAGGATCCTGAGTTGAACAAAGCCTTCAACGAGTATGCGGAAGGCTACAATACCATCGCACAGTCTGCCCAGTTCATCAACGAGCTGAGGAGGATCCGTCGGGATTTTCAGGGAAGACCCACACCGGTGTACCACTGCCAGAATCTGTCCAACCTGCTCGGACGGACACAGATCTATCTGAAGCGAGAAGACCTGAACCATACCGGTGCTCACAAGCTAAACCACTGTATGGGCGAGGGTTTGCTTGCCAAGTTCATGGGCAAGAAGAAACTTATCGCGGAGACCGGAGCGGGGCAGCACGGTGTGGCTCTGGCCACCGCAGCCGCTTACTTCGGTCTGGAGTGTGACATCTACATGGGAGAGGTGGACATCGCCAAACAGGCCCCTAACGTGACCCGTATGAAGATGCTGGGCGCCAACGTGATCCCGGTAAAATTCGGGCTCAGGACACTGAAGGAGGCGGTGGACGCTGCTTTTGTCGCCTATTCCAAGGAATACAAGGACGCCATCTACTGCATCGGCACTGCGGCAGGTCCCCATCCCTTCCCATTGATGGTGAGAGATTTCCAGTATGTTATCGGCCAGGAGGCAAGGGAGCAGTTCCTGGAACAGACAGGGCACCTGCCGGACCAAGTGGTGGCCTGTGTTGGGGGCGGCTCCAACTCCATCGGCATGTTCACACCTTTCCTGGCAGATCCTGTGGAACTGGTAGGAGTAGAGCCTCTGGGCCGGGGTCCACATCTGGGGGATCATGCTTCCACGTTGACCTACGGCAGGGAAGGCGTGATGCATGGATTCAACAGCATCATGCTGGCTGACGAAGAAGGCGAGCCTGCTCCCGTATACTCCAACGCCAGCGGTCTGGACTATCCAGCAGTGGGGCCGGAGCACGCCATGCTCCACGATATGGGGCGGGTACGTTACACCACTATCGACGACGAAGAAGCCATGGAGGCACTGTTCCTGTTATCCAGAAACGAGGGAATTATCCCGGCTATCGAGAGCTCCCATGCACTTGCCCATGCCATCAAGGTGGGACGGACTGGCGTGACCGGATCCATCCTGGTGAACCTTTCCGGCCGCGGTGACAAGGACATGGATTATATTGTAGAGCACTATGGCTACGGAGATGAGTTTTTGAAGAAGATGGAAGAGCGCCGGAAGGAAAGATAG